In one Nocardioides luteus genomic region, the following are encoded:
- the thrS gene encoding threonine--tRNA ligase, with product MSEIKIAVLTPDGREERTVTTGTKAWELFADNPDVIAARVGEDLKDLSYELADGDEVEGVLIDSKDGHDILRHSTAHVMAQAVQELFPEAKLGIGPPVTDGFYYDFDVETPFVPEDLVKIESRMKKIIKANQKFSRRVTTDDDARVELADEPYKLELIGLKGSAADAAEGADAEVGGGELTIYDNLDRNGEIAWKDLCRGPHLPTTKRIPAFKLMRSAAAYWRGDEKNKQLQRIYGTAWESKEALDAHLARIEEAERRDHRKLGRELDLYSFPDELGSGLPVFHPKGGVIKREMEDYVRRRHIEEGFSYVGTPHISKDGLFHTSGHLPYYADTMFPPMEVEGAKYQLKAMSCPMHNLIYKAKGRSYRELPLRLFEFGTVYRYEKSGVVHGLTRVRGLTQDDSHSYVTKEQAPAEIKHLLDFVLGVLKDFGLDDFYLELSTRDADNAKFIGSDEQWETATKILEDVATESGLELVADPGGAAFYGPKISVQARDAIGRTWQMSTIQYDFNQPARFGLEYQAADGTRQEPVMIHSAKFGSIERFLGVLVEHYAGAMPPWLAPVQVVGIPVADAFADYLYEVAGKLKAKGIRVEVDESDDRFQKKIRNAQLQKIPFMLIAGGEDVAQGAVSFRYRDGRQENGIPVDEAIERIVAAVESHEQV from the coding sequence GTGTCCGAGATCAAGATCGCCGTACTCACCCCCGACGGGCGCGAGGAACGGACGGTCACTACGGGCACGAAGGCGTGGGAGCTCTTCGCGGACAACCCCGACGTGATCGCCGCGCGCGTGGGGGAGGACCTCAAGGACCTCTCCTACGAGCTGGCCGACGGCGACGAGGTCGAGGGCGTGCTGATCGACTCCAAGGACGGCCACGACATCCTGCGCCACTCGACCGCGCACGTGATGGCGCAGGCGGTGCAGGAGCTCTTCCCCGAGGCCAAGCTCGGCATCGGACCGCCCGTGACCGACGGCTTCTACTACGACTTCGACGTCGAGACCCCGTTCGTGCCCGAGGACCTGGTCAAGATCGAGTCCCGGATGAAGAAGATCATCAAGGCCAACCAGAAGTTCTCCCGCCGGGTCACCACCGACGACGACGCCCGCGTCGAGCTCGCCGACGAGCCCTACAAGCTCGAGCTGATCGGTCTCAAGGGTTCTGCCGCTGACGCGGCCGAAGGTGCCGACGCCGAGGTCGGCGGCGGCGAGCTGACCATCTACGACAACCTCGACCGCAACGGCGAGATCGCCTGGAAGGACCTCTGCCGCGGCCCGCACCTGCCGACCACCAAGCGGATCCCCGCCTTCAAGCTGATGCGCAGCGCGGCGGCGTACTGGCGAGGCGACGAGAAGAACAAGCAGCTCCAGCGCATCTACGGCACCGCCTGGGAGTCCAAGGAGGCGCTCGACGCCCACCTGGCCCGGATCGAGGAGGCCGAGCGCCGCGACCACCGCAAGCTCGGCCGCGAGCTCGACCTCTACTCCTTCCCCGACGAGCTCGGCTCCGGCCTGCCGGTCTTCCACCCCAAGGGTGGTGTGATCAAGCGGGAGATGGAGGACTATGTACGCCGCCGGCACATCGAGGAGGGCTTCTCCTACGTCGGCACCCCGCACATCTCCAAGGACGGCCTCTTCCACACCTCCGGCCACCTGCCCTACTACGCCGACACGATGTTCCCGCCGATGGAGGTCGAGGGTGCGAAGTACCAGCTCAAGGCCATGTCGTGCCCGATGCACAACCTGATCTACAAGGCCAAGGGCCGCTCCTACCGTGAGCTGCCGCTGCGCCTGTTCGAGTTCGGCACCGTCTACCGCTACGAGAAGTCGGGCGTGGTCCACGGGCTGACCCGCGTGCGCGGCCTGACCCAGGACGACTCCCACTCCTACGTCACCAAGGAGCAGGCGCCGGCCGAGATCAAGCACCTGCTCGACTTCGTGCTCGGCGTCCTGAAGGACTTCGGCCTCGACGACTTCTACCTCGAGCTGTCCACCCGCGACGCGGACAACGCCAAGTTCATCGGCTCCGACGAGCAGTGGGAGACCGCGACGAAGATCCTCGAGGACGTGGCCACCGAGTCCGGCCTCGAGCTGGTCGCCGACCCGGGCGGCGCGGCCTTCTACGGCCCGAAGATCTCCGTCCAGGCCCGCGACGCGATCGGCCGCACCTGGCAGATGTCGACGATCCAGTACGACTTCAACCAGCCCGCCCGCTTCGGGCTGGAGTACCAGGCCGCCGACGGCACCCGGCAGGAGCCGGTGATGATCCACTCGGCCAAGTTCGGCTCCATCGAGCGGTTCCTCGGCGTGCTCGTCGAGCACTACGCCGGGGCGATGCCGCCGTGGCTCGCGCCGGTCCAGGTCGTCGGCATCCCCGTCGCAGACGCCTTCGCCGACTACCTCTACGAGGTGGCCGGCAAGCTGAAGGCCAAGGGCATCCGGGTCGAGGTCGACGAGTCCGATGACCGCTTCCAGAAGAAGATCCGCAACGCCCAGCTGCAGAAGATCCCGTTCATGCTGATCGCCGGTGGCGAGGACGTCGCCCAGGGCGCGGTCAGCTTCCGCTACCGCGACGGCCGCCAGGAGAACGGCATCCCGGTCGACGAGGCGATCGAGCGGATCGTGGCTGCGGTGGAGTCCCACGAGCAGGTCTGA
- a CDS encoding AurF N-oxygenase family protein produces MTAVQDEKSTGYVRQGKQAYLDTLRTLSEASVEVHFDPFKDIDWDSDELAVLPDDERWILNDADEIGAHPWYKALPKQRQIEIGMYRWAQVAKVGLQFEQLLIGGVMNHLVWSENNNPEFRYATHEVTEETHHTQMFQEFVNRVNPDVAGAPTYFKVLVPLMASAGAWFPEAFFTGILAGEEPIDHLQKGAMRSGGSHPAANRIMQIHIAEEARHIGFAHQYLEQHVPELGRVKKTLLAYVFPVIMRLLCDVIMVPSKQARYDMGIPDEVAREIWWKSEESEKLLRDLFGDVRLLADNLGIRKGPAKLLWKLTGIDGRASRFRAEPRAASY; encoded by the coding sequence ATGACCGCCGTTCAGGATGAGAAGTCCACCGGATACGTCCGTCAGGGCAAGCAGGCCTACCTCGACACGCTTCGCACGCTGTCCGAGGCATCGGTCGAGGTGCACTTCGACCCGTTCAAGGACATCGACTGGGACTCCGACGAGCTCGCCGTGCTGCCCGATGACGAGCGCTGGATCCTCAACGACGCCGACGAGATCGGTGCCCACCCGTGGTACAAGGCGCTGCCCAAGCAGCGCCAGATCGAGATCGGGATGTACCGCTGGGCGCAGGTCGCCAAGGTCGGCCTGCAGTTCGAGCAGCTGCTCATCGGCGGCGTCATGAACCACCTGGTGTGGTCCGAGAACAACAACCCGGAGTTCCGCTACGCGACTCACGAGGTGACCGAGGAGACCCACCACACCCAGATGTTCCAGGAGTTCGTCAACCGGGTGAACCCCGACGTGGCGGGCGCACCGACCTACTTCAAGGTCCTGGTGCCGCTCATGGCCTCGGCCGGCGCCTGGTTCCCGGAGGCGTTCTTCACCGGCATCCTGGCCGGCGAGGAGCCGATCGACCACCTGCAGAAGGGCGCGATGCGCTCGGGCGGCAGCCACCCCGCGGCCAACCGGATCATGCAGATCCACATCGCCGAGGAGGCCCGCCACATCGGCTTCGCCCACCAGTACCTCGAGCAGCACGTCCCCGAGCTCGGCCGGGTGAAGAAGACCCTGCTGGCCTACGTCTTCCCGGTCATCATGCGACTGCTCTGCGACGTGATCATGGTCCCGAGCAAGCAGGCCCGCTACGACATGGGCATCCCGGACGAGGTCGCCCGCGAGATCTGGTGGAAGTCCGAGGAGTCCGAGAAGCTGCTGCGTGACCTCTTCGGTGACGTACGCCTCCTCGCCGACAACCTGGGCATCCGCAAGGGTCCGGCCAAGCTGCTGTGGAAGCTGACCGGCATCGACGGGCGCGCCTCGCGCTTCCGTGCGGAGCCGCGTGCGGCCTCCTACTGA
- a CDS encoding FAD-dependent oxidoreductase produces the protein MPHVVTQSCCADASCVVACPVNCIHPAPGEPGFGEAEMLYVDAKSCVDCGACVTACPADAIVPHTTLSEGQKPFLAINAEYFEVFPHKDRTPLALVHPQRRLTRTGPFRVAVVGAGPAGMYAADELLKHPEITVDVFDRLPTPYGLVRAGVAPDHQNTKQVEKLFAQIESQPGFRYFLGVEVGKDVSHAELTARYDAVVYTVGAASDRPLGIDGDDLPGSLSATDFVGWYNGHPDKQDLPVHLDAESIPSGRVVLVGNGNVALDCARILAEDPERLAGTDIAEGPLAVLRDSAVREVVVLGRRGPGEAAFTVPELVGLMGHTGVNVVVDTGDLPLEEALAGGDTTVRLLRELAGREVRPELRTIVLRFLSSPVRVLGEDRVTGVEVGRNRLERDADGVVRAVPTGETEVVETGMLLRAVGYKGLPVADLPYDAATGTVPNERGRVLPGVYVAGWVKRGPNGFIGTNKTDAEETVEQLLDDLDADRIPAPVGDTREITAIVRSRQPGMVDLAGWQAIDREEKRRGAESGRPRVKITDVEEMRGIAAKSRKPRYALGRRKER, from the coding sequence GTGCCTCACGTCGTCACCCAGTCGTGCTGTGCGGACGCCTCGTGCGTCGTCGCCTGCCCGGTCAACTGCATCCATCCCGCCCCGGGCGAGCCCGGCTTCGGTGAGGCCGAGATGCTCTACGTCGACGCCAAGAGCTGCGTCGACTGCGGAGCCTGCGTCACCGCCTGCCCGGCCGACGCGATCGTGCCGCACACGACGCTGTCGGAGGGGCAGAAGCCGTTCCTGGCCATCAACGCCGAGTACTTCGAGGTCTTCCCGCACAAGGACCGCACCCCGCTCGCCCTGGTCCACCCCCAGCGCCGGCTGACCCGCACCGGGCCGTTCCGGGTCGCGGTGGTGGGGGCCGGGCCGGCCGGGATGTACGCCGCCGACGAGCTGCTCAAGCACCCCGAGATCACCGTCGACGTCTTCGACCGGCTGCCGACGCCGTACGGCCTGGTCCGGGCCGGCGTCGCGCCCGACCACCAGAACACCAAGCAGGTCGAGAAGCTCTTCGCCCAGATCGAGTCGCAGCCCGGGTTCCGCTACTTCCTGGGCGTCGAGGTCGGCAAGGACGTCTCCCACGCCGAGCTGACCGCCCGCTACGACGCCGTCGTCTACACGGTCGGCGCGGCGAGCGACCGGCCCCTCGGGATCGACGGCGACGACCTGCCCGGCTCGCTCAGCGCCACCGACTTCGTGGGCTGGTACAACGGCCACCCGGACAAGCAGGACCTGCCCGTCCACCTCGACGCCGAGTCGATCCCGTCGGGTCGGGTCGTCCTCGTCGGCAACGGCAACGTGGCGCTCGACTGTGCCCGGATCCTCGCCGAGGACCCCGAGCGGCTGGCCGGCACCGACATCGCCGAGGGGCCGCTGGCGGTCCTGCGCGACAGCGCGGTGCGAGAGGTCGTCGTCCTCGGGCGCAGGGGGCCCGGGGAGGCGGCGTTCACCGTGCCCGAGCTGGTCGGGCTGATGGGCCACACCGGCGTCAACGTCGTCGTCGACACGGGGGACCTCCCGCTCGAGGAGGCGCTGGCCGGGGGCGACACCACCGTCCGGCTGCTGCGCGAGCTCGCCGGCCGCGAGGTGCGTCCGGAGCTGCGTACGATCGTGCTCCGCTTCCTCAGCTCGCCGGTGCGCGTGCTCGGCGAGGACCGGGTCACCGGCGTCGAGGTCGGCCGCAACCGCCTCGAGCGCGACGCCGACGGCGTCGTCCGGGCCGTGCCCACCGGCGAGACCGAGGTCGTCGAGACCGGCATGCTGCTGCGCGCGGTCGGCTACAAGGGCCTGCCCGTGGCCGACCTTCCCTACGACGCCGCGACCGGCACCGTCCCCAACGAGCGCGGCCGGGTACTCCCGGGCGTCTACGTCGCGGGCTGGGTCAAGCGCGGCCCGAACGGCTTCATCGGCACCAACAAGACCGATGCCGAGGAGACGGTCGAGCAGCTGCTCGACGACCTCGACGCCGACCGGATCCCGGCGCCCGTGGGCGATACCCGCGAGATCACCGCGATCGTACGCAGCCGCCAGCCCGGCATGGTCGACCTGGCCGGGTGGCAGGCGATCGACCGCGAGGAGAAGCGCCGCGGTGCCGAGTCCGGCCGCCCGCGGGTCAAGATCACCGATGTCGAGGAGATGCGGGGCATCGCGGCGAAGTCGCGGAAACCCCGATACGCTCTGGGGCGTCGCAAGGAGCGCTGA
- a CDS encoding TetR/AcrR family transcriptional regulator codes for MAGEKRDGRHDRWSKHNEQRRQQIIDAAIAVIEAGEPGADVQVQQIAVRAGLSRTVIYRHFEDRADLDRAVQQAILDGLWSDLMPGITLDGTVPQIIERIIGTYVRWARAHPALHLAADHDIDGGDDGPLQQGMEQLAGRISTIVGTAVIALGGNPTEEEAEALDPLIYGLVGAVFGAVRRWLTRTGERLPAETLERLTAQSIWYVIDGHARGFGIELDPDLPLEELLSKDILAV; via the coding sequence GTGGCCGGCGAGAAGCGGGATGGCCGTCATGACCGGTGGAGCAAGCACAACGAGCAGCGCCGCCAGCAGATCATCGATGCCGCGATCGCGGTGATCGAGGCCGGTGAGCCGGGGGCTGACGTGCAGGTGCAGCAGATCGCGGTGCGCGCCGGGCTGTCCCGTACGGTCATCTACCGTCACTTCGAGGACCGCGCCGACCTCGACCGGGCCGTGCAGCAGGCCATCCTCGACGGCCTCTGGTCCGACCTGATGCCCGGGATCACCCTCGACGGCACCGTGCCGCAGATCATCGAGCGGATCATCGGCACCTACGTGCGCTGGGCCCGGGCGCATCCCGCCCTCCACCTGGCCGCCGACCACGACATCGACGGCGGGGACGACGGCCCCCTCCAGCAGGGGATGGAGCAGCTCGCCGGCCGGATCTCGACCATCGTCGGCACCGCCGTGATCGCCCTCGGCGGCAACCCCACCGAGGAGGAGGCCGAGGCGCTCGACCCGCTGATCTACGGCCTCGTCGGCGCGGTCTTCGGTGCCGTACGCCGCTGGCTGACCCGCACCGGGGAGCGCCTGCCCGCCGAGACGCTGGAGCGGCTCACCGCCCAGTCGATCTGGTACGTCATCGACGGCCACGCCCGAGGTTTCGGGATCGAGCTCGACCCCGACCTTCCTCTGGAAGAACTCCTGTCCAAGGACATCCTCGCGGTATAA
- a CDS encoding M36 family metallopeptidase gives MRRLSIAVTAGLAATAGLAVPLSTATAAPGSGSSEGSARVFMVNPVQSSNDQDLTDQKDAASAVPESAYAEVPLTHLDGSGYLRGDYAVVESSTGTPAYSTTNTYSYDRHQDQFEQVMGYFWVTRAQTYLHTLGFGETLPGVLNEPFSVKINQYGGDNSYQTDKPFRIRLGKGGVDDAEDAEVIVHEYGHAVHASQVPGYGSSLDAGAIGESFGDYLAVTVGLDAAAEFGWPVAADPSCPMDWDATSYTDAPHCIRSFHLDLTLEDRRNQVHYDGQIWSQALWEIREGYQALGLTTRDWDTTLIYSQFSYAPDTSFQAAAAETYAAAAARDGQAAADLVRDRFAARGITF, from the coding sequence ATGCGCAGACTCTCGATCGCCGTCACCGCAGGCCTGGCGGCCACCGCCGGGCTCGCCGTCCCGCTGAGCACGGCCACCGCGGCCCCCGGAAGCGGCTCCTCCGAGGGCTCCGCCCGCGTCTTCATGGTCAACCCGGTCCAGTCCAGCAACGACCAGGACCTGACCGACCAGAAGGACGCCGCGAGCGCCGTTCCCGAGAGCGCCTACGCCGAGGTGCCGCTGACCCACCTGGACGGCTCGGGCTACCTGCGCGGCGACTACGCGGTCGTCGAGTCGAGCACCGGCACGCCGGCGTACTCCACGACCAACACCTACTCCTACGACCGCCACCAGGACCAGTTCGAGCAGGTCATGGGCTACTTCTGGGTGACCCGCGCGCAGACCTACCTGCACACCCTCGGTTTCGGGGAGACGCTCCCGGGCGTCCTGAACGAGCCGTTCTCGGTGAAGATCAACCAGTACGGCGGCGACAACTCCTACCAGACCGACAAGCCCTTCCGGATCCGGCTGGGCAAGGGCGGTGTCGACGACGCCGAGGACGCCGAGGTGATCGTCCACGAGTACGGCCACGCCGTCCACGCCAGCCAGGTGCCGGGCTACGGCAGCAGTCTCGACGCCGGCGCGATCGGGGAGTCCTTCGGTGACTACCTCGCGGTGACCGTCGGCCTGGACGCCGCCGCCGAGTTCGGCTGGCCGGTCGCGGCCGACCCGTCCTGCCCGATGGACTGGGACGCGACCTCCTACACCGACGCCCCGCACTGCATCCGCAGCTTCCACCTCGACCTGACCCTCGAGGACCGCCGCAACCAGGTCCACTACGACGGCCAGATCTGGAGCCAGGCCCTATGGGAGATCCGTGAGGGCTACCAGGCGCTCGGCCTCACCACGCGCGACTGGGACACGACCCTGATCTACTCGCAGTTCTCCTACGCGCCGGACACCAGCTTCCAGGCCGCGGCCGCGGAGACGTACGCCGCGGCGGCCGCCCGCGACGGCCAGGCGGCCGCCGACCTGGTCCGCGACCGCTTCGCCGCCCGGGGGATCACCTTCTGA
- a CDS encoding response regulator transcription factor, protein MRDRAPLRIVLAEDAALLREGLLAILERAGHEVIAAVGDADALLAFTDHTRPDVVITDIRMPPTHTDEGLRAAAELRRRHRDLAVLVLSAYVADAYLAELLDTTGGGGIGYLLKDRVGHVRDFLDSLDRVAGGETVVDPQVVRGLLNRHQPDGPLDVLSEREREVLALMAEGRTNGSIATALFVSEAAVRKHVGNIFAKLRLDPATDRRVSAVLAYLRDA, encoded by the coding sequence GTGCGCGACCGCGCTCCCCTGAGGATCGTCCTGGCCGAGGACGCCGCGCTGCTGCGCGAGGGCCTCCTCGCCATTCTCGAACGGGCCGGCCACGAGGTCATCGCCGCGGTCGGCGACGCCGACGCCCTGCTCGCCTTCACCGACCACACCCGCCCCGACGTGGTCATCACCGACATCCGGATGCCGCCGACCCACACCGACGAGGGGCTGCGGGCCGCCGCCGAGCTCCGCCGGCGCCACCGTGACCTGGCCGTCCTGGTGCTCTCCGCGTATGTCGCCGACGCCTATCTCGCCGAGCTCCTCGACACCACCGGTGGCGGCGGGATCGGCTATCTCCTCAAGGACCGGGTCGGCCACGTCCGGGACTTCCTCGACAGCCTGGACCGGGTGGCCGGCGGTGAGACGGTCGTCGACCCCCAGGTCGTACGCGGCCTGCTCAACCGGCACCAGCCCGACGGTCCGCTCGACGTGCTCTCCGAGCGCGAGCGCGAGGTGCTGGCACTGATGGCCGAGGGCCGCACCAACGGCAGCATCGCGACCGCGCTCTTCGTCTCCGAGGCCGCCGTGCGCAAGCACGTCGGCAACATCTTCGCCAAGCTCCGGCTCGACCCCGCCACCGACCGACGGGTCTCCGCCGTGCTCGCCTACCTCCGCGACGCCTAG
- a CDS encoding sensor histidine kinase: MRPPADVWAALRSSPWRLLASSWPWRALAYLASGAVVGLVVAVLLFVLTGIGVLTLILVVGVLVLAGIPLLAALVADVERVRLRLILPDVGPGPAERPAPIAWSDRLRALRRLRISGPEVGYTVLLATVLWLVDAVVLNLIITIPGVLVLAPVLVRLDAPIAVGPWQLSTPTEAWIAVAPGLVLLIAGLYAATLLAAAQASLARLLLEPAQTRLAAAVADLRRSRVDLVDAFETERSRIERDLHDGAQQRLVALTMTLGLAELEVPEGAGLDLVRQAHAQAETALAQLRATVRGIHPRVLVDHGLTAAVHELADAAGLPVSVDLRVEGRLPAPVEAAAYFVVAETLTNAVRHAGARSARVEGQLTGDRLEVGVRDDGAGGAVVRPGGGLAGLATRLAALDGHLEVISPPGGPTEVRMTCATALP, from the coding sequence ATGAGACCTCCGGCCGACGTCTGGGCGGCGCTGCGCTCCTCCCCCTGGCGGCTGCTCGCCTCCAGCTGGCCCTGGCGCGCCCTCGCCTACCTGGCCTCCGGTGCCGTGGTCGGTCTCGTCGTCGCCGTCCTGCTGTTCGTGCTGACCGGCATCGGCGTGCTCACCCTGATCCTCGTCGTCGGGGTGCTCGTCCTGGCCGGGATCCCGCTGCTGGCCGCGCTCGTCGCCGACGTGGAACGGGTACGCCTCCGTCTGATCCTCCCCGACGTCGGTCCAGGACCGGCCGAGCGGCCCGCGCCGATCGCCTGGAGCGACCGGCTCCGGGCGCTGCGCCGGCTGCGGATCTCCGGCCCCGAGGTCGGCTACACCGTGCTGCTCGCCACCGTGCTGTGGCTGGTCGACGCCGTCGTGCTCAACCTAATCATCACCATCCCGGGTGTGCTCGTGCTCGCTCCGGTGCTGGTGCGGCTCGACGCTCCCATCGCCGTCGGCCCCTGGCAGCTCAGCACGCCCACGGAGGCCTGGATCGCGGTGGCCCCCGGGCTCGTGCTGCTCATCGCCGGCCTGTACGCCGCCACCCTCCTCGCCGCCGCCCAGGCCAGCCTGGCGCGGCTCCTGCTCGAACCGGCCCAGACCCGGCTGGCCGCGGCCGTCGCCGACCTGCGCCGCTCCCGTGTCGACCTGGTCGACGCCTTCGAGACCGAACGCAGCCGGATCGAGCGCGACCTCCACGACGGTGCCCAGCAGCGGCTGGTCGCGCTGACCATGACGCTCGGGCTGGCCGAGCTGGAGGTGCCCGAGGGCGCCGGGCTCGACCTCGTCCGGCAGGCCCACGCCCAGGCGGAGACGGCGCTGGCCCAGCTCCGCGCCACCGTCCGTGGCATCCATCCGAGGGTGCTGGTCGACCACGGGCTCACCGCGGCCGTCCACGAGCTCGCCGACGCCGCCGGGCTGCCGGTCTCCGTCGACCTGCGGGTGGAGGGCCGGCTGCCGGCGCCGGTCGAGGCCGCGGCCTACTTCGTGGTCGCGGAGACGCTCACCAACGCGGTCCGCCATGCCGGTGCCCGCTCGGCCCGGGTCGAGGGACAGCTGACCGGTGACCGGCTCGAGGTCGGCGTACGCGATGATGGGGCCGGCGGCGCCGTCGTGCGTCCCGGCGGCGGGCTCGCCGGCCTCGCCACCCGTCTGGCCGCCCTGGACGGCCACCTGGAGGTCATCAGCCCACCGGGCGGACCGACGGAAGTGAGGATGACGTGCGCGACCGCGCTCCCCTGA
- a CDS encoding ABC transporter ATP-binding protein: MTATIPAAVHAPRPPGPPAVVLDDVTRTYRSRSGKVDALRGVSHAFAAGTFTAIMGPSGSGKSTLMQIAAGLDRPTRGSVRVAGTVLAGLNRTILTKLRREMMGFVFQQYNLLAALTAYDNVALPARLAGRRPDRAEVIGALEQVGLHGLARRRPPELSGGQQQRVAIARALHSRPAVLFADEPTGALDRHAGREVLELLRDLVDAPGTRGPAQTIVMVTHDPLAASYADSVLFLADGRVVGQMERSDPVRIGARMAELEAAR; encoded by the coding sequence ATGACCGCCACCATCCCGGCCGCCGTCCACGCGCCCCGGCCGCCCGGCCCTCCCGCCGTCGTCCTCGACGACGTCACCCGCACCTACCGGTCCCGCTCCGGCAAGGTCGACGCCCTGCGCGGCGTGAGCCATGCCTTCGCCGCCGGGACGTTCACCGCGATCATGGGGCCGTCCGGATCGGGCAAGTCCACGCTGATGCAGATCGCCGCCGGCCTCGACCGGCCCACCCGGGGCAGCGTCCGGGTCGCCGGGACCGTCCTGGCCGGCCTGAACCGGACGATCCTGACGAAGCTGCGCCGCGAGATGATGGGCTTCGTGTTCCAGCAGTACAACCTGCTCGCCGCCCTCACCGCCTACGACAACGTCGCCCTTCCCGCCCGTCTCGCCGGACGGCGCCCGGATCGCGCCGAGGTGATCGGGGCCCTCGAGCAGGTCGGTCTGCACGGGCTCGCCCGGCGGCGGCCGCCGGAGCTCTCCGGCGGCCAGCAGCAGCGCGTCGCGATCGCGCGTGCGCTCCACTCCCGGCCCGCGGTGCTCTTCGCCGACGAGCCGACCGGTGCGCTGGACCGCCACGCCGGGCGCGAGGTGCTCGAGCTGCTGCGCGACCTCGTCGACGCGCCGGGGACCCGCGGGCCGGCGCAGACCATCGTGATGGTCACCCACGACCCGCTCGCCGCCTCGTACGCCGACAGCGTGCTGTTCCTCGCCGACGGCCGGGTGGTCGGGCAGATGGAGCGCAGCGACCCGGTCCGGATCGGTGCGCGGATGGCCGAGCTCGAGGCCGCCCGATGA